One Desulfovibrio fairfieldensis genomic window carries:
- a CDS encoding spidroin-2, whose protein sequence is MLADRPVTGYKTPMHILPSWLIIWQWCSGLLLIGVNAAAALPLITALTLLIGRRGRARFCAYGAGLLGRLGFGLSWLGLPVMLGGLLSLLYTLRDTGYTPGALSPWTPVMLPYSLTLLLWLTGMLWAGLLSRACARAPLPPVRSRPEEDRYTAGDVKGRLWLCGLATLCFFATWISRYWPFAALPSGMDLGQAASVILADALHNYFIAFAPAGALALLFLLRARRDAAAAGFGEEELERAARWCALWATIGYIPFCLDRWGLALGYLLRGAVPDRLMPQIYALIPLTAAIACWGALLAMPRPLRRAWLIGLGLILLALKESLPHILRLAGHG, encoded by the coding sequence GTGCTTGCGGACCGCCCCGTCACGGGGTACAAAACGCCCATGCACATTCTCCCATCCTGGCTCATCATCTGGCAATGGTGCAGCGGCCTGCTGCTCATCGGCGTGAACGCCGCGGCGGCCCTGCCTCTGATTACGGCGCTGACGTTGCTGATCGGACGGCGCGGCCGGGCCCGCTTCTGCGCTTACGGCGCGGGCCTGCTGGGCCGCCTGGGTTTCGGCCTGTCCTGGCTGGGCCTGCCGGTCATGCTCGGCGGCCTGCTCAGCCTGCTGTACACCCTGCGCGACACGGGCTACACGCCGGGCGCGCTCTCGCCCTGGACTCCAGTCATGCTGCCCTACAGCCTCACGCTGCTGCTCTGGCTGACCGGCATGCTCTGGGCCGGGCTGCTCAGCCGCGCCTGCGCCCGCGCGCCCCTGCCCCCGGTCCGCAGCAGGCCGGAAGAGGACCGCTACACGGCGGGCGACGTCAAGGGCCGCCTGTGGCTCTGCGGGCTGGCCACCCTGTGTTTCTTCGCCACCTGGATCAGCCGTTACTGGCCCTTTGCCGCCCTGCCGTCGGGCATGGATCTCGGCCAGGCGGCATCCGTTATCCTTGCCGACGCCCTGCACAACTATTTCATAGCCTTTGCCCCGGCCGGGGCCCTGGCCCTGCTCTTTCTGCTGCGCGCGCGGCGGGACGCGGCCGCCGCCGGTTTCGGCGAGGAAGAACTTGAGCGGGCCGCGCGCTGGTGCGCCCTCTGGGCCACAATCGGCTATATCCCCTTCTGCCTGGACCGCTGGGGCCTGGCCCTGGGCTACCTGCTGCGCGGCGCGGTGCCGGACCGGCTTATGCCCCAGATCTACGCCCTGATTCCGCTCACGGCGGCCATCGCCTGCTGGGGCGCGCTGCTGGCCATGCCCAGACCGCTGCGCCGGGCCTGGCTCATCGGCCTGGGGCTCATTCTGCTGGCGCTCAAGGAAAGCCTGCCCCATATCCTGCGGCTGGCGGGCCACGGATAG
- a CDS encoding OsmC family protein, with amino-acid sequence MATISATYLGDLRVECTHDQSGTKIITDAPVDNHGKGEAFSPTDLCATALGTCAMTIIGLYCQNHGVDVTGAKMEITKTMVTEPRRIGRVEVVFIMPDRPYSQKEKTVIERAAQTCPVHLSLHPDVDQIFSFIWRQ; translated from the coding sequence ATGGCTACCATCAGCGCCACGTATCTGGGAGATCTGCGTGTGGAATGCACGCATGATCAAAGCGGCACGAAAATCATCACCGACGCTCCGGTGGACAATCACGGCAAGGGCGAGGCCTTTTCGCCCACGGACCTCTGCGCCACGGCGCTGGGCACCTGCGCCATGACCATCATCGGCCTGTACTGCCAGAATCACGGCGTGGACGTGACCGGCGCGAAAATGGAAATCACCAAGACCATGGTTACGGAACCGCGCCGCATCGGCAGGGTGGAAGTGGTTTTCATCATGCCTGACCGGCCCTACAGCCAGAAGGAAAAAACCGTTATAGAACGCGCCGCGCAAACCTGCCCCGTGCATCTGAGCCTGCATCCGGACGTGGATCAGATCTTCAGTTTTATCTGGCGGCAGTAG
- a CDS encoding manganese efflux pump MntP family protein: MPLYTVFLLAVALSMDAFAVAVATGCAVRAPRLSHYARLAACFGVFQFLMPVLGWALGLSVRDYMEAWDHWIAFGLLAWVGGNMLRSGLAALKQRETSCPATDPTAGRNLLILGVATSIDALAVGLSFALLQTPIWGPAALIGVVCALITACGVYLGKTLARLCALNGWAELLGGLTLLAVACNILREHHVFD, encoded by the coding sequence ATGCCTTTGTACACTGTTTTTCTGCTGGCCGTGGCCCTGTCCATGGATGCTTTTGCCGTGGCCGTGGCCACGGGCTGCGCCGTGCGCGCGCCGCGCCTCAGTCATTACGCCCGGCTGGCCGCCTGTTTCGGCGTATTTCAGTTTCTGATGCCCGTGCTGGGCTGGGCCCTGGGCCTGTCCGTACGCGACTATATGGAGGCCTGGGACCACTGGATCGCATTCGGCCTGTTGGCCTGGGTGGGCGGCAATATGCTCCGTTCCGGCCTGGCGGCGCTGAAACAGCGGGAAACCTCCTGCCCCGCCACGGACCCTACCGCCGGGCGCAATCTGCTGATTCTGGGCGTTGCCACCAGCATCGACGCCCTGGCCGTGGGCCTGTCCTTCGCCCTGCTGCAAACGCCCATCTGGGGGCCCGCGGCGCTCATCGGCGTGGTATGTGCCCTGATCACGGCCTGCGGCGTCTATCTGGGCAAAACCCTGGCCCGGCTCTGCGCCCTGAACGGCTGGGCCGAACTGCTCGGCGGTTTGACCCTGCTGGCCGTGGCCTGCAATATTTTACGTGAACATCACGTCTTTGACTGA